One segment of Cyprinus carpio isolate SPL01 chromosome B20, ASM1834038v1, whole genome shotgun sequence DNA contains the following:
- the LOC109056350 gene encoding cytochrome c oxidase subunit 7A2, mitochondrial isoform X2, producing MFRHFLQVSRRQISSTVRRQLVNKVPDKQKLFQESNGMPVHLKGGVGDAVLYRATMGLTVLGTAYVIYELVKAALPQKKD from the exons ATGTTTCGCCACTTTCTG CAGGTTTCCAGACGGCAGATCTCCAGCACCGTCCGCAGACAGCTGGTCAACAAGGTGCCGGACAAACAGAAGCTCTTTCAG gaGTCTAATGGGATGCCAGTTCATCTGAAGGGAGGAGTCGGTGATGCTGTACTTTACCGTGCAACTATGGGTCTCACAGTGCTAG gaactGCATATGTCATATATGAACTAGTAAAGGCGGCTCTCCCTCAGAAGAAGGACTGA
- the LOC109056350 gene encoding cytochrome c oxidase subunit 7A2, mitochondrial isoform X1 translates to MFRHFLTLQQVSRRQISSTVRRQLVNKVPDKQKLFQESNGMPVHLKGGVGDAVLYRATMGLTVLGTAYVIYELVKAALPQKKD, encoded by the exons ATGTTTCGCCACTTTCTG ACTCTGCAGCAGGTTTCCAGACGGCAGATCTCCAGCACCGTCCGCAGACAGCTGGTCAACAAGGTGCCGGACAAACAGAAGCTCTTTCAG gaGTCTAATGGGATGCCAGTTCATCTGAAGGGAGGAGTCGGTGATGCTGTACTTTACCGTGCAACTATGGGTCTCACAGTGCTAG gaactGCATATGTCATATATGAACTAGTAAAGGCGGCTCTCCCTCAGAAGAAGGACTGA